In Allocoprobacillus halotolerans, a genomic segment contains:
- the alr gene encoding alanine racemase produces MDYTKTLKRGENVTHYRNTYACIRLDYLQDNVETLYQKVRKPFMAIIKANAYGHGYQQVANVLKDNPHISMFGVATLKEAIDLRNIGIQQDILVLGAIPIEDLDLVIHYDITLSLFSKDYMNEIKKLYHHQKTVKVHIKIDTGMNRIGIKSQEEFEDILTHCQNSIFQVDGVFTHFATADDPLQKEAYQSQIDMFYDIIGQHSFKYIHCQNSAAMMYHHDERSNLGRIGIAMYGIDPAGEECKELKQVMSLYTRVAMIKKVKKVNV; encoded by the coding sequence ATGGATTATACTAAAACATTGAAAAGGGGTGAAAATGTGACACATTATCGTAATACTTATGCTTGTATTCGTTTAGATTATTTACAAGATAATGTTGAAACATTATATCAAAAAGTACGTAAACCATTTATGGCGATTATTAAAGCAAATGCTTATGGACATGGTTACCAGCAGGTGGCTAATGTTTTAAAGGATAATCCACATATTTCAATGTTTGGTGTCGCAACATTAAAAGAAGCGATTGATTTAAGAAATATAGGAATTCAACAGGATATATTGGTTTTGGGAGCTATTCCCATTGAAGATTTAGATTTAGTGATTCACTATGATATTACTTTATCATTATTTTCAAAAGATTATATGAATGAAATCAAAAAACTATACCATCATCAAAAAACAGTGAAAGTGCATATAAAAATTGATACTGGAATGAATCGTATTGGTATAAAATCACAAGAGGAATTTGAAGATATTTTGACTCATTGTCAAAATTCTATTTTTCAAGTTGATGGTGTTTTTACACATTTTGCAACAGCTGATGATCCTTTGCAAAAAGAGGCTTATCAAAGCCAAATTGACATGTTCTATGATATCATTGGTCAGCATTCTTTCAAATATATTCACTGTCAAAATTCAGCAGCTATGATGTATCATCATGATGAGCGTTCTAATTTAGGACGTATTGGTATTGCTATGTATGGTATTGATCCTGCTGGTGAAGAATGTAAAGAATTAAAACAGGTGATGTCTTTATATACACGTGTGGCGATGATTAAGAAAGTAAAAAAGGTGAACGTATAG
- a CDS encoding alanine racemase, whose amino-acid sequence MTYTALKDEYIATLPIGYADGLIRANQGRQVYIQGHYYPIVGRVCMDQMMVKIDENVHLHDRVEIFGEHISLARMAKELSTIPYEIVCLVSERVERIYQK is encoded by the coding sequence TTGACTTATACAGCTTTAAAAGATGAATATATTGCAACTTTGCCAATTGGCTATGCTGATGGCTTAATTCGTGCTAACCAAGGTAGACAAGTGTATATTCAAGGACATTATTATCCAATTGTCGGAAGAGTTTGTATGGATCAGATGATGGTAAAAATTGATGAAAATGTTCATTTACATGATCGTGTTGAAATCTTTGGTGAACATATATCACTTGCTCGTATGGCGAAAGAGTTATCAACCATTCCTTATGAAATTGTATGTTTAGTGAGTGAACGTGTAGAAAGAATTTATCAAAAATAA
- a CDS encoding monothiol bacilliredoxin BrxC family protein produces MNFIKKFAKEISVFGLVLLIFLGLFIYRQATFKDYKTISQSQLTQMVEDQEDFVVVLGDSTNSTMTSYQEVMTKYTTKNRSTPFYYLDTSEIEDIDSYVEKTFDTNVTYPITFIIKDGKVTAKKEGYSQYYSLYDFIKENFK; encoded by the coding sequence ATGAATTTTATAAAGAAATTTGCAAAAGAAATTAGCGTCTTTGGATTAGTGCTTTTGATATTCTTAGGACTCTTTATATATCGTCAGGCAACATTTAAAGATTATAAAACGATTTCACAAAGTCAATTAACACAAATGGTAGAAGATCAAGAAGATTTCGTTGTGGTATTAGGTGATTCTACAAACTCTACAATGACAAGTTATCAAGAAGTGATGACAAAATACACAACTAAGAATCGTTCAACACCTTTCTATTATTTAGATACTTCTGAAATAGAAGATATTGATAGCTATGTTGAAAAGACTTTTGATACGAATGTCACTTATCCAATTACATTTATTATTAAAGATGGAAAAGTCACTGCAAAAAAAGAAGGTTATAGCCAATACTATTCTTTATATGATTTCATTAAAGAAAACTTCAAATAA
- a CDS encoding TetR/AcrR family transcriptional regulator C-terminal domain-containing protein, translated as MNEHDSTRYLFAQSIKDLMAKQSLDKMTVTDIVKHSGMTRQTFYRYFKDKYDLVNWYFEKLADKSFRQIGNSSTLREGLIKKFTFLLNDKIFFMQAFQSKDYNNVENYDYQCILEFYQNIIHKKIGEIPTDIMFLLEMYCHGSITMTVEWAISGMTKTPEEMADLLIAALPPKLEQLLSDL; from the coding sequence ATGAACGAACACGATTCAACACGATATCTTTTTGCACAAAGTATTAAAGATTTAATGGCAAAACAATCATTAGATAAAATGACAGTTACAGATATTGTCAAACATAGTGGTATGACAAGACAAACTTTTTATCGTTATTTTAAGGACAAATATGATTTGGTCAATTGGTATTTTGAAAAACTGGCAGATAAGTCTTTTCGTCAAATTGGAAATTCTTCAACTTTACGTGAAGGATTGATTAAAAAGTTTACTTTTTTATTAAATGATAAAATCTTTTTTATGCAGGCTTTTCAATCTAAAGATTATAATAATGTTGAAAACTACGATTATCAATGTATTTTAGAGTTTTATCAAAATATTATTCATAAAAAGATAGGAGAGATTCCAACAGATATTATGTTTCTATTAGAAATGTATTGTCATGGTTCAATTACAATGACTGTGGAATGGGCAATATCAGGAATGACAAAGACACCTGAAGAAATGGCAGATTTGTTGATTGCAGCCTTGCCGCCTAAGTTAGAACAACTTTTATCTGATTTGTAA
- a CDS encoding D-2-hydroxyacid dehydrogenase, with protein MNVLMLAPLREENFRKIEEAFPDFHFTYSKRIDVTQEMIDNNDIIVGNPPFFVDFNKSHLKAILLNSAGSDEYVRKGLLHPQTILVNASGTYGKAIAEHTIGMILALNKNIKTYVKQMNEHLWQVVPTGKEIYQSCVVIVGLGDLGYELAKRLKAFECHIIGIKRTKSDLLPCVDEIYTTEYLDKVLPQADFVISTLPQTKETIHLFNKEKFLKMKKDAVFVNVGRGSAVDTNDLMEVLDQGHLYGVALDVLEQEPLSLYHHLWDYGNVIITPHASGGYVWESTRQYYTDLVIRNIKHLLNNEELENEVDFETGYRKK; from the coding sequence ATGAATGTTTTAATGTTAGCACCTTTAAGAGAAGAAAATTTTCGTAAAATTGAAGAAGCTTTTCCAGATTTTCATTTTACTTACAGCAAGAGGATAGATGTTACACAAGAAATGATTGATAATAATGATATTATTGTTGGAAATCCACCATTTTTTGTTGATTTCAATAAAAGCCATCTTAAAGCTATTCTTTTAAATAGTGCTGGTAGTGATGAATATGTGAGAAAGGGATTGTTACATCCTCAAACGATCCTTGTTAATGCTAGTGGAACATATGGTAAAGCTATTGCTGAACATACGATTGGTATGATTTTAGCACTAAATAAGAATATAAAAACATATGTTAAACAGATGAATGAACATTTATGGCAAGTTGTACCTACGGGTAAAGAAATCTATCAAAGCTGTGTCGTTATTGTTGGTTTAGGGGATTTAGGTTATGAATTAGCAAAAAGATTAAAAGCTTTTGAATGTCATATCATTGGTATAAAGAGGACAAAATCTGATTTATTACCTTGTGTTGATGAAATATATACAACTGAATACTTGGATAAAGTATTACCACAAGCTGATTTTGTGATATCAACATTACCTCAAACAAAAGAAACGATTCATTTATTTAATAAAGAAAAGTTTTTAAAAATGAAGAAAGATGCTGTATTTGTAAATGTAGGAAGAGGAAGTGCAGTTGATACAAATGATTTAATGGAAGTCTTGGATCAAGGACATTTGTATGGTGTTGCATTAGATGTTTTAGAACAGGAACCATTATCTTTATATCATCATTTATGGGATTATGGCAATGTTATTATTACTCCACATGCTTCTGGTGGTTATGTATGGGAAAGTACAAGACAATATTATACTGATTTAGTTATAAGAAATATCAAACATTTATTAAATAATGAAGAATTAGAAAATGAAGTTGATTTTGAAACAGGTTATCGAAAAAAGTAG
- the ltrA gene encoding group II intron reverse transcriptase/maturase, giving the protein MDSERNGGNENMKTDNTLLEEMLSDTNLELAFTQVKRNKGASGVDGMEVAELKDYLDKHLEEIKDSIRNKTYKPQPVRRVEIPKPDGGIRNLGVPTVLDRFVQQAIAQVLIPIYEPIFSDNSFGFRPNRCCEMAIIKALEYMNEGYQWIVDIDLEKFFDTVNHDKLISLVMKDVKSGEIVSLIRKYLVSGIMIDNEYKESVVGTPQGGNLSPLLSNIVLNELDKEMEARGLRFTRYADDCIILVGSSKAADRVMENISKFIEKKLGLKVNMTKSKVSKPNDIKYLGFGFYYDSFSSMWKAKPHEKSIATLQTKLRRLTNRSWSVSWEYRILKIRQLVNGWINYYRIGNFIKVCRKLDAQIRFRIRMYLWKKWKTIGNREKQLRKLGALPWQAKTWANSRKSYARCASTFLQTRITNDLLYRKGLPSMVAQYQLKHISV; this is encoded by the coding sequence ATGGATAGCGAAAGAAATGGAGGTAACGAAAATATGAAAACTGATAACACATTGCTTGAGGAAATGCTTAGTGATACTAATCTAGAACTAGCATTTACACAAGTCAAACGAAACAAAGGTGCAAGTGGAGTAGATGGAATGGAAGTAGCTGAACTTAAAGACTATTTAGATAAACATCTAGAAGAAATTAAGGACAGTATACGAAACAAGACATATAAGCCACAACCTGTGAGAAGAGTAGAAATACCCAAACCCGATGGCGGAATACGAAATCTAGGAGTGCCAACAGTACTTGATAGATTTGTCCAACAAGCCATAGCCCAAGTGTTAATACCTATCTATGAACCAATATTCAGTGACAATAGTTTTGGATTTAGACCAAATAGATGTTGCGAAATGGCAATCATCAAAGCATTGGAATATATGAATGAAGGCTATCAGTGGATAGTAGATATAGACCTAGAAAAGTTCTTTGATACAGTTAATCATGATAAACTTATTTCACTTGTCATGAAAGATGTAAAGAGTGGAGAAATAGTATCCCTAATTAGGAAATATCTAGTAAGCGGGATTATGATTGATAATGAATATAAAGAGTCAGTCGTAGGAACACCACAAGGTGGAAATCTAAGTCCGCTACTCAGTAACATAGTTCTCAATGAACTAGATAAGGAAATGGAAGCACGAGGACTAAGATTCACACGATATGCAGATGATTGTATTATATTAGTGGGTAGCAGTAAAGCCGCCGATAGAGTAATGGAAAACATTAGTAAATTCATAGAAAAGAAACTAGGACTTAAAGTAAATATGACTAAAAGTAAAGTTTCCAAACCTAATGATATTAAATATCTAGGATTTGGATTCTATTATGACTCTTTTTCATCTATGTGGAAAGCAAAACCACATGAGAAATCTATCGCAACACTGCAAACAAAACTAAGGAGACTAACAAATAGAAGTTGGTCAGTATCGTGGGAATATAGAATACTTAAGATAAGACAACTTGTAAATGGGTGGATTAACTATTACCGTATTGGAAATTTTATAAAAGTCTGTAGAAAACTAGATGCACAAATAAGATTTAGGATACGTATGTACTTATGGAAGAAATGGAAAACCATAGGAAATAGAGAAAAGCAACTAAGAAAGTTAGGGGCATTACCATGGCAAGCTAAAACTTGGGCAAACAGTCGAAAATCATATGCAAGATGTGCAAGTACATTTCTTCAAACAAGAATAACTAATGATTTATTATATAGAAAAGGACTACCATCAATGGTAGCCCAATATCAGTTAAAACATATTTCAGTATAG
- a CDS encoding MurR/RpiR family transcriptional regulator yields the protein MYINAVICGYRQRKKGSTNYIIAHYILNHLGSRENFSVTSIAKACNVSKASVSRFCRCIGLQDFLDLQILIKSYVSLTEHKFHYQHQNSHDLRDYVKSVTDKINQFNQNIDIKIILELVHDIHRYEKVSFLGMMQSGHILMNLQDDLASLRKFVYCTTDAVQIKDTIVNANENDLIIIFSARGYFFDIILPRIRILDKNHYPKIYFVTTNQLKKSKFVYKNIILDTNYNYSSSTILFQLLSNMIALEYYNRYEIE from the coding sequence ATATATATTAATGCTGTTATTTGCGGTTATAGACAAAGAAAAAAAGGAAGTACTAATTATATTATTGCTCATTACATTCTTAACCATCTAGGGTCACGTGAAAACTTTTCTGTGACTTCAATTGCAAAAGCATGTAATGTATCCAAAGCATCAGTAAGTCGTTTTTGTAGATGTATTGGTTTACAAGATTTTTTAGATTTACAAATTTTAATAAAGAGTTATGTTTCATTAACAGAACATAAATTTCACTATCAACATCAAAATAGTCATGATCTTCGTGACTATGTTAAAAGTGTTACAGATAAAATCAATCAATTTAATCAAAATATTGATATAAAGATCATCCTAGAATTAGTCCATGACATTCATAGATATGAAAAAGTTTCATTTTTAGGTATGATGCAATCAGGACATATCTTAATGAATCTTCAAGATGATCTCGCATCTTTACGTAAATTTGTCTATTGTACAACAGATGCAGTTCAAATCAAAGATACGATCGTTAATGCTAATGAAAATGATCTGATCATCATCTTTTCAGCTAGAGGATACTTTTTTGATATCATCTTACCAAGAATCAGGATCCTAGATAAAAACCATTATCCTAAAATATATTTTGTAACTACGAATCAATTAAAAAAGAGTAAATTTGTTTATAAAAATATTATATTAGATACAAATTACAACTATTCTTCCTCAACCATCTTATTCCAGTTACTATCAAATATGATTGCTTTAGAATATTACAATAGGTATGAAATCGAGTAG
- a CDS encoding PTS sugar transporter subunit IIC — MEKFTEIFTKIAAKISTNKYLVAIRDGLMALMPMLIVGSIGTLLGSVVFSTNGLAQIKGLEFLQNYSQVFLKLANSTTDILALLAAFSIGRAYAKNFKSEGFLEGVLAVVCFLIVSPNTLNVVVDDKSQVVAGVLSTNVINSRGLFVAMIASVACVAAYSHLVKIDKLKIKLPDSVPPNVAGAFTVIIPTSIVCIATTLFAAIFEGLVGSNMADFIYSVLQAPIQAAFQHPLGILIVVFFAGLFWFLGVHGSSLAMTIVGPIMYASLQVNMSAFANGQPVTEIVTYPFWNLFATMGGFGCTLGLIAAIFIVGKKEEDKAIAKLSLPAGIFGINEPMIFGLPIVMNPIIAIPFILTPIVTCIIGYLAMYLGICSKFVSAVPWVVPPCLNGFIATGGDIRMALVQAVCLVVSTLIYIPFVKIRNNVDK; from the coding sequence ATGGAAAAATTTACAGAAATTTTTACAAAAATAGCTGCTAAGATTTCTACTAATAAATATTTAGTTGCTATTAGAGATGGTTTGATGGCTTTAATGCCTATGTTGATCGTTGGTTCTATTGGAACATTACTTGGTTCGGTTGTTTTTTCAACAAATGGTCTAGCTCAAATCAAGGGGTTAGAATTTTTACAAAATTATTCACAGGTTTTCTTGAAACTAGCAAATAGTACAACTGATATTTTAGCTTTACTTGCAGCTTTTTCTATAGGTAGAGCTTATGCAAAGAACTTTAAATCTGAAGGATTTTTAGAAGGGGTTCTTGCGGTTGTATGTTTCTTGATCGTTTCACCAAATACATTAAATGTTGTTGTCGATGATAAGAGTCAAGTTGTTGCTGGAGTTTTATCAACGAATGTTATTAATTCTAGAGGATTGTTTGTAGCAATGATCGCAAGTGTTGCCTGCGTAGCAGCTTATAGTCATCTTGTGAAAATTGATAAATTAAAAATCAAATTACCTGATAGTGTTCCACCAAACGTAGCAGGAGCATTTACAGTTATTATTCCTACTTCAATCGTATGTATCGCAACAACTTTATTTGCAGCTATTTTTGAAGGATTAGTAGGTTCTAATATGGCTGATTTTATTTATAGTGTATTACAAGCTCCTATTCAAGCAGCTTTCCAACATCCACTTGGAATTTTGATCGTAGTATTCTTTGCAGGATTATTCTGGTTCTTAGGTGTTCATGGTTCTTCATTAGCAATGACGATCGTTGGTCCTATTATGTACGCTTCTTTACAAGTCAATATGAGTGCATTTGCGAATGGTCAACCAGTTACTGAGATTGTTACTTACCCATTCTGGAATTTATTTGCAACAATGGGTGGATTTGGATGTACTTTGGGATTGATTGCAGCAATCTTTATTGTTGGTAAAAAAGAAGAAGATAAAGCTATTGCTAAGTTATCATTGCCTGCAGGTATTTTTGGAATCAATGAACCTATGATTTTTGGATTGCCAATTGTTATGAACCCTATTATTGCAATACCATTTATCTTAACACCAATTGTAACATGTATTATTGGATACTTAGCAATGTATTTAGGAATATGTTCTAAGTTTGTATCAGCAGTTCCATGGGTCGTACCTCCTTGTCTTAATGGTTTTATAGCAACCGGTGGAGATATAAGGATGGCTCTTGTTCAAGCAGTTTGTTTAGTTGTATCAACATTGATTTATATCCCATTTGTAAAAATTAGAAATAATGTTGATAAGTAG
- a CDS encoding DDE-type integrase/transposase/recombinase — protein MSGDETYIKIRGKNHYVFFWSDPKTKIITSYTIYPVRDTKCACTSIYECLSHYSEIPDDMTLITDGNPIYNAAQVFFEINGIKFDLHQVIGVKNLDEESQKYRPFKQIEERLNRTYKQNYQGTNGYDRLECANSYMVLFVCFFNFLRRHSALNYKTPVDDGLFKKDMLMPDRWLQLIEYSSQYHAA, from the coding sequence TTGTCCGGCGATGAAACCTATATTAAGATAAGAGGCAAGAATCATTACGTGTTCTTCTGGTCTGATCCCAAGACAAAGATCATCACTTCTTACACAATTTATCCCGTAAGAGATACAAAATGTGCCTGTACATCTATTTATGAGTGTCTAAGTCATTACAGTGAAATCCCAGATGACATGACTCTTATAACAGATGGGAATCCAATCTATAATGCAGCACAGGTTTTCTTTGAAATCAATGGAATCAAGTTTGACCTGCATCAGGTCATCGGTGTAAAGAATCTTGATGAGGAATCACAGAAATACAGACCTTTCAAGCAGATTGAGGAGCGCCTCAACAGGACATACAAGCAAAACTATCAGGGAACAAATGGCTATGACAGGCTTGAATGTGCAAATAGTTATATGGTCCTGTTTGTATGCTTCTTCAATTTCTTAAGAAGGCATTCAGCACTGAACTATAAGACGCCTGTTGATGACGGTCTGTTCAAAAAGGATATGCTTATGCCTGACAGATGGCTGCAACTTATCGAGTACAGCTCACAATATCACGCAGCATAG
- a CDS encoding transposase translates to MAKHTYDKDFREGVIQYCLDHPDESYVSVSKRFGIHDTTIGGWMKSYKKNNDEVIIRGSGNYSSDEAKEIAKLRKELKDTKDALEILKKAIGILGK, encoded by the coding sequence ATGGCAAAACATACTTATGATAAAGATTTTAGAGAAGGAGTGATTCAGTACTGTTTAGATCATCCAGATGAATCATATGTAAGTGTATCAAAAAGATTTGGAATTCATGATACGACGATTGGTGGATGGATGAAAAGTTACAAGAAAAATAATGATGAAGTGATTATAAGAGGAAGTGGAAATTATTCAAGTGATGAAGCTAAGGAAATAGCCAAATTAAGAAAAGAACTTAAAGATACAAAGGATGCATTAGAAATCCTAAAAAAGGCTATTGGCATACTGGGAAAATAA
- a CDS encoding PTS sugar transporter subunit IIB: MASNTLKILLCCTSGLTTSYFAYLMQEALNQTHHCVDVDAINYLELDAIQNQYDCILLAPQIDYHY, encoded by the coding sequence ATGGCATCAAATACTCTAAAAATATTATTATGTTGTACGTCAGGATTAACAACTTCTTATTTTGCATATTTAATGCAGGAAGCATTAAATCAAACTCATCATTGTGTAGATGTTGATGCTATTAATTATTTAGAATTGGATGCTATTCAAAATCAATATGACTGTATATTATTAGCACCTCAAATTGATTATCATTATTGA
- a CDS encoding IS110 family transposase, whose amino-acid sequence MKNYNYNLYVGIDVSKGKADAAVLAVPELRSVKPHFLRKKLSFKFIKSEVVEFLNTVRKYSSDQYCLHTYFALEVTGIYSTNIYTFIKQNCNSDEEIHQLNTDFVNKWRESHNISKSDPLDAQTICSIIGTDDQVKYVSDSVFENKNGYQDLKALVHRHYQIKKLYSQETNRLIALCDCYFPELQYVFEPKSAAFLAVLSQYPTSHDIINASKNEVFHLVYEATKHRCSMDKIDKLFNYAQDTLVPHVSDHMRYVISNTVESIIHIRTQLKLIEKDIRKLAATFNVYSLLLTITGCGPLTAAVIIAETGDIFRFKNADHYVSYSGSSPRNKRSGKSVEIMGKISKKGSKYLRHALYMIAEFARRHNPVLKHLFERVKNGNKKRHKLAVIAVANRIARYIYSIMKNESSFIIMHENIMRLPEETRNTFFNSISLDFPKNTRKQIYQYSDINGEIHRFVYRNEATESVA is encoded by the coding sequence ATGAAAAATTACAATTACAATCTTTATGTTGGCATTGATGTCTCTAAAGGCAAGGCTGATGCTGCTGTTCTGGCTGTCCCTGAATTAAGATCGGTCAAACCTCATTTCCTTAGAAAAAAATTATCTTTTAAGTTTATTAAATCTGAAGTTGTTGAGTTTTTAAATACTGTTAGAAAGTATTCCAGTGATCAGTACTGTCTCCACACTTATTTTGCTTTGGAAGTCACTGGCATATATTCTACTAATATCTACACCTTTATTAAACAAAACTGTAATAGCGATGAAGAAATCCATCAGCTTAATACGGATTTCGTTAATAAATGGAGAGAAAGCCATAATATATCTAAATCTGATCCTTTGGATGCTCAAACCATCTGTTCCATTATCGGTACTGATGATCAGGTCAAATATGTTTCAGATTCTGTTTTTGAAAACAAAAACGGATATCAAGATCTTAAGGCTCTCGTTCACAGACACTATCAGATTAAAAAACTCTATTCTCAGGAAACTAACCGTCTCATTGCCCTTTGTGATTGTTATTTCCCTGAACTTCAGTATGTTTTTGAACCTAAATCAGCTGCTTTCCTGGCTGTCTTATCTCAATATCCTACTTCGCATGATATCATAAATGCTTCCAAAAATGAAGTGTTTCATCTTGTTTACGAAGCAACTAAACATCGCTGCAGTATGGATAAGATTGATAAGCTTTTCAATTATGCTCAGGATACACTGGTTCCACATGTATCCGATCATATGAGATATGTTATTTCCAACACTGTTGAAAGCATCATCCATATTCGTACACAATTGAAACTGATTGAAAAAGATATCAGAAAGCTTGCTGCCACTTTTAATGTTTACAGTCTGCTGTTGACCATCACTGGCTGTGGTCCTTTGACTGCCGCTGTTATCATCGCTGAAACCGGAGACATCTTCAGATTCAAAAATGCTGATCATTATGTCTCTTACAGTGGTTCATCACCACGTAACAAGCGTTCTGGCAAGTCTGTGGAAATCATGGGCAAGATTTCCAAGAAAGGCTCAAAATACCTGAGACACGCTCTTTACATGATTGCCGAATTTGCCAGACGACATAATCCTGTTCTTAAACACTTATTTGAAAGAGTGAAGAACGGAAATAAAAAGCGTCATAAATTAGCGGTCATTGCAGTTGCCAATCGCATTGCCAGATATATCTATTCAATCATGAAAAACGAAAGCAGTTTTATAATCATGCATGAAAATATCATGCGATTACCAGAAGAAACCCGAAATACGTTCTTCAATTCAATATCTTTAGATTTTCCAAAGAATACCAGAAAACAGATTTATCAGTATTCTGATATCAATGGTGAAATCCATCGCTTTGTTTATAGGAACGAAGCAACGGAATCAGTAGCTTAA
- a CDS encoding recombinase family protein, translating to MKELKAFIYCRVLDEKARSLLDYQEKKLTELSQYLDMKVIACAKEVGSWKYFGTFAIQKLIHHIVVGKIDVVLVYDETRLAIYDDFYANFK from the coding sequence ATGAAAGAATTAAAAGCATTTATTTATTGTAGAGTATTAGATGAAAAAGCAAGAAGTTTGCTTGACTATCAGGAAAAGAAATTAACTGAGTTATCACAATATCTTGATATGAAAGTCATAGCATGTGCCAAAGAAGTAGGTAGTTGGAAATATTTTGGTACTTTTGCTATACAAAAACTTATTCATCATATAGTTGTTGGAAAGATTGATGTTGTTCTCGTTTATGATGAAACGAGATTAGCTATTTATGATGATTTCTATGCGAATTTCAAATGA
- a CDS encoding sigma factor-like helix-turn-helix DNA-binding protein, translating to MLGYSTREISEILKISSSAIYVRIHRLKNNLKKLQDDVRK from the coding sequence ATGTTAGGTTATTCAACTAGAGAAATATCAGAAATATTGAAAATAAGTTCTTCAGCAATTTATGTTCGTATACATCGTTTGAAAAATAATTTAAAAAAATTACAAGATGATGTAAGAAAATAA